A genomic region of Papaver somniferum cultivar HN1 chromosome 7, ASM357369v1, whole genome shotgun sequence contains the following coding sequences:
- the LOC113294347 gene encoding uncharacterized protein LOC113294347: MAVAEFTLSNLTVSHAVSESTTVSEMINGKSHVINHDLELRFFLHYCISKGIDVVKFNIQFKIVVDSVPSSSYVAPSSSSSSFVSNNDVAIVEDLTDDSSLVERVPKKSDAWANILTGVGQVFESKIDSRDTVKKYEYHSGYKLEVRKSDKKRYTVRCFNKKSQSCSWRFHASLVANTKGEFQCKTFHGEHACDLASSDPAKVRMTKSFLKDILIDEFQASKKKKTATDVQDMLHQEYGIDITYSQGHHGLQFTKESLWVDDIKSYSYFVWYKESIERYNPGSVVKFEYDEIYPVAFGIVPCENCESWEWFLTNLKGIIREDRPLTIILDRGAGLLKHVPIIFPKAYHSYCLYHMKGNIPVPKGKSRQTAVKLLEECYIALTKENCFVTAKSMSNLKLDSVIDWMVKIPFENWAAHSFQGERLGENTSNIAESFNSVIKLDKRLPALDVNCICAKVMEKNYKRLVESSKWNSRLTPRMQARINKRVTDCRFYKFKRSSNKVFEIIYPIRKHTVDLDARTFTCNWWQKHSFPCTHLMKFMLQIGPDEPYKHIIPYYTTEYYRGLYARPIYPIPNHERPPKINEEGYVLPPNGGRASAGRPTTSRYRGSR, from the exons ATGGCTGTTGCAGAGTTCACTTTATCCAATTTGACCGTATCACATGCTGTTTCAGAGTCAACTACTGTCAGCGAGATGATTA ATGGAAAATCACATGTGATCAATCACGATTTGGAGTTGAGGTTTTTCCTTCACTACTGCATCTCAAAAGGGATCGATGTGGTGAAGTTTAACATCCAGTTTAAGATTGTTGTTGATTCTGTTCCATCTTCTTCTTATGTTGCTCCTTCTTCGTCATCATCAAGTTTTGTTTCAAACAACGATGTGGCTATTGTAGAAGATTTGACGGATGATTCATCCTTGGTCGAAAGGGTCCCCAAGAAGTCAGATGCTTGGGCCAACATCTTAACCGGAGTAGGGCAGGTTTTTGAAAGTAAAATTGATTCTCGTGATACTGTTAAGAAGTACGAATATCATAGTGGTTACAAACTTGAAGTACGTAAGAGTGACAAGAAACGTTACACTGTGCGTTGTTTTAACAAGAAAAGTCAAAGTTGTAGCTGGAGGTTTCATGCATCTCTCGTTGCCAATACTAAAGGTGAGTTTCAGTGCAAGACGTTTCACGGAGAGCATGCATGTGATTTAGCTTCTTCTGATCCAGCAAAAGTCAGGATGACAAAGTCTTTTCTGAAGGATATCTTAATAGATGAATTTCAagcatcaaagaagaagaagactgcaACTGATGTCCAAGATATGCTCCATCAGGAATATGGTATTGATATCACATATAGTCAGGGACACCATGGTTTACAGTTCACCAAAGAGTCTCTTTGGGTTGATGACATCAAGTCCTATTCATACTTTGTTTGGTATAAAGAATCAATAGAACGTTATAATCCTGGAAGTGTCGTGAAGTTTGAGTATGATG aGATCTATCCAGTTGCTTTTGGTATTGTACCTTGCGAAAATTGTGAGAGTTGGGAATGGTTCTTAACCAACCTAAAGGGTATTATTAGGGAAGACCGTCCACTGACCATCATATTAGACCGTGGAGCTGGCCTTTTGAAGCATGTCCCTATTATCTTCCCAAAGGCTTACCATTCTTATTGTTTGTACCACATGAAAGGTAATATTCCGGTTCCAAAGGGTAAGAGCAGGCAAACTGCTGTGAAGTTGCTTGAAGAGTGCTACATTGCCTTAACAAAGGAGAACTGTTTTGTTACTGCCAAGAGTATGAGCAATCTCAAGCTTGATTCAGTGATTGATTGGATGGTAAAGATTCCATTCGAGAATTGGGCAGCTCATTCTTTTCAAGGAGAAAGGCTTGGTGAGAACACATCGAATATTGCAGAGAGTTTTAATAGTGTTATCAAGCTTGATAAGCGGCTTCCAGCACTTGATGTTAATTGCATTTGTGCTAAGGTAATGGAGAAGAACTACAAGAGGTTGGTGGAGTCTAGTAAATGGAATTCAAGACTTACTCCCCGGATGCAAGCTAGGATCAACAAGAGGGTTACCGACTGCCGTTTCTACAAGTTTAAAAGATCAAGTAATAAAGTCTTTGAAATAATTTATCCTATTAGAAAGCACACGGTCGATCTGGATGCTAGGACTTTCACTTGCAATTGGTGGCAGAAGCATAGTTTCCCTTGCACACATTTGATGAAATTTATGTTGCAGATTGGGCCAGATGAACCTTACAAGCACATCATTCCGTATTATACCACTGAGTACTATAGAGGTTTGTATGCTCGTCCTATATATCCTATTCCCAACCATGAGAGGCCGCCTAAAATTAATGAAGAAGGTTATGTCTTGCCTCCAAATGGTGGTCGAGCATCAGCTGGAAGGCCAACTACTTCAAGGTACAGGGGTTCTCGATAG
- the LOC113293467 gene encoding UPF0481 protein At3g47200-like: protein MGYKTYNRELDILTLGYLYDVLNWDLEDPKSCDLNKRISEILNQKAISDPRNVSIGPRHYGKPQLYPMQADKLRALRHFVKRGRSSIDSYTQALLKCVTPIRDSYEQLDEIWQDNDRFVILMLLDGVFLLEFLSVTRGNQKYSDYNASDPIFGHQGHMLIYEVIMQDLLMLTNQLPYLVLSTLLSVSEGLPEKSIQSILSWMMFAPKIDPGLHLLDMYLKGLLAGGQRSHEEDQLQQQEDKNEKISFSNLHSKCGVKCVRVQSFDKISFNRKTGTLELLTVHINKQSIPEFVNLILYERQEGTGMNLKTHIFTCLAYLSRRRKMLTNSAPKES from the exons ATGGGATACAAAACTTACAATCGTGAGCTTGATATCTTAACACTGGGATATCTTTACGATGTTCTCAACTGGGATCTTGAAGATCCCAAGTCCTGTGATCTCAACAAAAGGATATCAGAGATCCTAAATCAGAAAGCAATATCTGACCCAAGAAACGTTTCCATTGGTCCACGCCACTACGGCAAACCTCAGTTGTATCCTATGCAAGCGGACAAATTGAGAGCCCTACGTCACTTTGTTAAGAGAGGACGTTCATCTATCGATTCCTATACTCAAGCGCTCCTGAAATGTGTAACTCCGATTCGGGATTCTTATGAGCAGCTTGACGAAATTTGGCAGGATAACGATCGCTTTGTTATCCTCATGCTGCTCGATGGAGTTTTCCTTTTGGAGTTCTTATCTGTTACTAGAGGTAATCAAAAATATTCTGATTACAATGCATCTGATCCAATTTTCGGGCACCAGGGACATATGTTGATATACGAGGTTATAATGCAAGACTTGTTAATGCTTACAAACCAACTGCCTTATCTGGTACTCTCGACGCTGCTATCTGTCTCCGAAGGTCTACCTGAAAAG AGCATACAAAGCATCCTGTCGTGGATGATGTTTGCCCCGAAAATAGACCCAGGCCTCCACTTATTGGACATGTATTTAAAGGGATTATTGGCTGGAGGCCAACGTTCCCATGAGGAGGATCAGCTGCAGCAGCAGgaagataaaaatgaaaagatatCCTTTTCCAACCTTCATTCCAAGTGTGGTGTCAAATGCGTAAGGGTTCAAAGCTTCGACAAGATCAGTTTCAATAGAAAAACTGGAACCCTTGAACTTCTTACCGTGCACATCAACAAACAAAGCATACCAGAATTCGTCAATTTGATATTATATGAACGCCAAGAGGGTACAGGCATGAATTTAAAAACTCATATTTTTACTTGCTTGGCTTACTTATCCAGACGCCGAAAGATGTTAACCAACTCCGCTCCCAAGGAATCATAG